A stretch of the Streptomyces sp. NBC_00078 genome encodes the following:
- a CDS encoding LysR family transcriptional regulator, translating into MSEAESKAETEAIGQGTPRPGPGAGPGAGTGHGGGGPLAHRVPDLGALELLLAVARLGSLGGAAREVGITQPAASSRIRSMERQLGVALVDRSPRGSRLTDAGALVTDWARRIVEAAEAFDAGAQALRDRRDSRLRVAASMTIAEYLLPGWLLALRAQRPDTAVSLLAGNSAVVAERLLSGEADLGFVEGVSVAPGLDSAVIAHDRLIVVTAPGHPWARRRRPLEASELAATPLILREKGSGTRQVLDAALGGLARPLIELSSTTAVKAAVVSGAGPAVLSELAVGEELAMRRLVRVPVEGVALARDLRAVWPTGHRPVGPARELLSLTRG; encoded by the coding sequence ATGAGCGAGGCAGAGTCGAAGGCGGAGACGGAGGCAATCGGCCAGGGCACCCCCCGGCCCGGGCCCGGTGCCGGTCCTGGTGCCGGTACCGGTCACGGCGGTGGGGGTCCGCTGGCGCATCGGGTGCCGGATCTCGGGGCGCTGGAGCTGCTCCTTGCGGTGGCGCGGCTCGGCAGTCTGGGCGGGGCGGCGCGGGAGGTGGGCATCACCCAGCCGGCGGCCAGCAGCCGGATCCGGTCGATGGAGCGCCAGTTGGGGGTGGCGCTCGTCGACCGTTCACCGCGTGGCTCCCGTCTCACGGACGCCGGGGCGCTGGTCACGGACTGGGCGCGGCGGATCGTGGAGGCGGCCGAGGCCTTCGACGCCGGGGCGCAGGCACTGCGGGACCGGCGCGACTCCCGGCTGCGGGTGGCGGCGAGCATGACGATCGCCGAGTACCTGCTCCCCGGCTGGCTGCTCGCGCTGCGCGCCCAGCGCCCCGACACGGCGGTGTCCCTGCTCGCGGGCAACTCGGCGGTGGTGGCGGAGCGGCTGCTGTCCGGCGAGGCGGACCTGGGCTTCGTGGAGGGCGTGAGCGTCGCGCCCGGTCTGGACTCCGCGGTCATCGCCCACGACCGCCTGATCGTGGTGACGGCCCCGGGGCATCCGTGGGCCCGCCGCCGACGTCCACTGGAGGCCTCGGAACTCGCGGCGACACCGCTGATCCTTCGCGAGAAGGGTTCGGGAACCCGGCAGGTCCTGGACGCGGCGCTGGGCGGCCTGGCGCGCCCCCTGATCGAGCTGTCGTCGACGACGGCGGTGAAGGCGGCGGTGGTCAGTGGGGCGGGTCCGGCGGTCCTGAGCGAACTGGCGGTGGGGGAGGAGCTGGCGATGCGGCGACTGGTGCGGGTGCCGGTGGAGGGGGTGGCCCTGGCCCGGGACCTGCGAGCCGTGTGGCCGACGGGGCATCGGCCGGTGGGGCCGGCACGGGAGCTGTTGTCGTTGACGCGGGGGTAG
- a CDS encoding TDT family transporter has product MVTAAQPLARVTARVPRAAAVRHLGPNWYASVMGTAIVGTAGAALPLHVPGLRTVCTAAWALSLGLLVVLLAARAVHWTHHRDQARAHLLDPATAPFYGCLSMALLAVGGGAVGVGRDWIGPHSALVLDAVLFTAGTLVGLAAAVAVPYLMAVRHRVAPEQATPVWLLPVVAPMVSAALGPLLVPHLPPGQPRATLLLACFAMFGLSLLATLLMLPVVFARLITGGPLPLALTPTLFLVLGPLGQSTTAVGKFADFAPGVVPAPYSEGFVVLAVLYGVPVMGFALLWLVFATAHVLRARRHGMGFAMTWWAFTFPVGTCVTGAEALARHTGLVVYDWLTVGLYVLLVAAWGAAALHTARGLLSGALLAAPRPALAAPRPATARTRSGDVR; this is encoded by the coding sequence ATGGTCACCGCAGCCCAGCCCCTTGCGCGTGTCACCGCACGCGTTCCGCGCGCCGCCGCCGTCCGTCACCTCGGACCCAACTGGTACGCGTCCGTCATGGGCACCGCCATCGTCGGCACCGCAGGCGCGGCACTCCCCCTGCACGTCCCCGGCCTGCGCACCGTCTGCACGGCCGCCTGGGCGCTCTCCCTCGGCCTGCTCGTCGTGCTGCTCGCCGCCCGCGCCGTGCACTGGACGCACCATCGCGACCAGGCCCGCGCCCACCTCCTCGACCCGGCCACGGCTCCGTTCTACGGGTGTCTGTCCATGGCCCTGCTCGCCGTCGGCGGCGGCGCCGTCGGCGTCGGCCGGGACTGGATCGGGCCGCACAGCGCGCTCGTTCTCGACGCCGTGCTGTTCACCGCCGGGACGCTGGTGGGGCTCGCGGCCGCCGTCGCGGTGCCGTACCTCATGGCCGTACGGCACAGGGTCGCACCGGAGCAGGCCACGCCCGTGTGGCTGCTGCCCGTCGTGGCGCCCATGGTCTCCGCGGCGCTCGGGCCGCTCCTCGTGCCGCACCTGCCGCCGGGGCAGCCCCGAGCGACCCTTCTGCTGGCCTGCTTCGCGATGTTCGGGCTCAGCCTCCTCGCGACTCTGCTGATGCTGCCCGTGGTCTTCGCCCGGCTGATCACGGGCGGGCCGCTGCCCCTCGCCCTGACCCCGACGCTGTTCCTGGTGCTCGGCCCGCTCGGCCAGTCCACCACCGCGGTCGGCAAGTTCGCGGACTTCGCCCCCGGTGTCGTACCGGCGCCGTACAGCGAGGGATTCGTCGTCCTCGCCGTGCTGTACGGCGTGCCCGTCATGGGCTTCGCGCTGCTGTGGCTGGTGTTCGCCACCGCCCACGTGCTGCGGGCGCGCCGGCACGGCATGGGCTTCGCGATGACGTGGTGGGCGTTCACCTTCCCCGTCGGGACGTGTGTCACGGGTGCCGAGGCGCTCGCCCGGCACACCGGGCTCGTCGTGTACGACTGGCTCACGGTCGGGCTGTACGTCCTGCTCGTCGCCGCCTGGGGCGCCGCCGCCCTGCACACGGCCCGCGGTCTGCTCAGCGGAGCGCTGCTCGCAGCGCCTCGCCCAGCTCTTGCGGCGCCTCGGCCAGCGACGGCCCGTACCAGGTCAGGTGACGTCCGCTGA
- a CDS encoding helical backbone metal receptor, with protein sequence MRTRVVSLVPSLTEAVAVSVPGVLVGVTDWCSHPADLDVPRIGGTKNPKLDEILALAPDLVVANEEENREPDLTALREAGVEVLVTEVRNVPQAFGELARVLGACGAASRPRWLDEAETAWSDLPPPERRTTAVVPIWRRPWMVLGRDTFAGDVLSRLGVDHLHATHPDRYPRVPVDALRAAAPDVVVLPDEPYRFTADDGPEAFSGLPCALVSGRHLTWYGPSLAEAPQELGEALRAALR encoded by the coding sequence GTGCGCACGCGCGTCGTCTCCCTCGTCCCGTCGCTCACGGAAGCGGTGGCCGTCTCGGTGCCGGGCGTCCTGGTCGGGGTGACGGACTGGTGCAGCCACCCCGCGGACCTCGACGTCCCCCGCATCGGCGGCACCAAGAACCCCAAGCTCGACGAGATCCTCGCCCTCGCTCCCGATCTGGTGGTCGCCAACGAGGAGGAGAACCGCGAACCCGACCTGACGGCCCTGCGTGAGGCGGGCGTCGAGGTCCTCGTCACCGAGGTACGGAACGTGCCGCAGGCGTTCGGGGAACTGGCCCGGGTGCTCGGGGCGTGCGGGGCGGCGTCCCGGCCGCGCTGGCTGGACGAGGCGGAGACGGCCTGGTCGGACCTGCCGCCCCCCGAGCGCCGTACGACGGCCGTGGTGCCGATCTGGCGGCGGCCCTGGATGGTGCTCGGCCGCGACACCTTCGCCGGCGACGTGCTGTCCCGCCTGGGCGTGGACCACCTCCACGCGACCCACCCCGACCGCTACCCCCGGGTCCCGGTCGACGCACTGCGGGCGGCTGCCCCGGACGTGGTCGTCCTGCCCGACGAGCCCTACCGCTTCACGGCCGACGACGGCCCGGAGGCCTTCTCGGGCCTGCCCTGCGCTCTCGTCAGCGGACGTCACCTGACCTGGTACGGGCCGTCGCTGGCCGAGGCGCCGCAAGAGCTGGGCGAGGCGCTGCGAGCAGCGCTCCGCTGA
- a CDS encoding helix-turn-helix domain-containing protein: MGDHKDDHKDQPLRVGAAVRRRRRALQLTLAVVAERSGLSVPFLSQIENDRARPSRTSLEKVADALRTTAVELLAAADPACSVDVVRAEAAEPAPEPRVRSLVRGHHQMHASEFTGDHDAGREFQYRNDQLMYVADGAVEIEAEGRAYRLGRGDTLYLTGGVRHRWRATVSDTRVVVVAVAEHVEAVQNRTR; this comes from the coding sequence ATGGGCGACCACAAAGACGACCACAAGGATCAGCCCCTGCGAGTGGGCGCGGCGGTGCGCCGCCGGCGCCGGGCGCTGCAGCTCACCCTCGCCGTCGTGGCCGAGCGCAGCGGCCTGTCGGTCCCGTTCCTGAGCCAGATCGAGAACGACCGGGCGCGGCCCAGCAGAACGTCCCTCGAAAAGGTCGCCGACGCCCTGCGTACGACAGCCGTGGAACTCCTCGCGGCGGCCGACCCGGCGTGCAGTGTGGACGTGGTGCGGGCGGAGGCGGCCGAACCGGCCCCCGAGCCGCGGGTGCGTTCCCTGGTGCGGGGTCATCACCAGATGCACGCCTCGGAGTTCACCGGCGACCATGACGCGGGCCGCGAATTCCAGTACCGCAACGACCAGTTGATGTACGTCGCCGACGGAGCGGTGGAGATCGAGGCGGAAGGGCGCGCCTACCGGCTCGGCCGCGGGGACACCCTGTACCTGACGGGCGGTGTGCGCCACCGGTGGCGGGCGACGGTGTCGGACACGCGCGTGGTCGTCGTCGCGGTGGCCGAACACGTCGAGGCGGTCCAGAACCGGACGCGGTAG
- a CDS encoding ABC transporter permease/substrate binding protein, which translates to MPRIPFGDWVNSTVDWLLDHMAWLFDLLKTVFEGCYDGIDAILEAPHPLLLAGIFAMIAFWLRGLVAGVLTLVGFAFVDSLELWDHAMMTLSLVLVATIIALVISVPVGVWAARSDRVSALVRPVLDFMQTLPAMIYLIPAILFFGSGAPAGIVATLIFALAPGVRMTELGIRQVDTELVEAADAFGTTPRDTLLRIQLPLALPTIMAGVNQVIMLGLSMAAIAGMVGADGLGADVNEALGQLNVGLGSEAGVSIVILAIYLDRMTSALGTQASPTGRRALAKLRAAHGVTLWNFRPRPAVAVIGVVVLALVAGGMGIFGGSNSETTVSDARNVGRGSKITIGYIPWDEGVASTFLWREILEQRGFDVETKQLEAGPLYTSLASGQLDFQTDAWLPTTHAEYWKKYGSKLDDLGSWYGRTSLELTVPSYMKDVNSLADLKGKASEFGGKITGIEPSAGMMSLLKSKVLKEYGIDGQYKVVDSSTPAMLAQLKRAYSKKQPIVVTLWSPHWAYSDYDLKKLKDPRGAWGTGDGVHTLARKGFAAENPIVAKWLKNFKLTEKQLTSLEAEINKVGKGKQQDAVRLWLKDNPGLVNKLAPVHTTTAPAEAKRPVNVAWFPWDEDIAVSYLWKNVLERRGYKLNLKQMDVGPVYTGLASGDLDVNFDAWLPYAQKNYWDKSKDRLKDLGTWYQPTSLEVAVPSYVKGVKSLEDLKGKASTFDGKIIGIEPGTGEMNLLKTKVLPGYGLDKEYKVVDGSTPAMLAELKRAYAKKEPVAVVLWSPHWAYSQYGLTKLKDDKKLFGEGNTIRTITNEKFPEQYPQLTKWIKGFHMSEGELGSLEAEINKRGQGHEEEAVGAWLKEHPDMAARMTPQ; encoded by the coding sequence GGCTGCTCGACCACATGGCCTGGCTGTTCGACCTGCTCAAGACCGTCTTCGAGGGCTGCTACGACGGTATCGACGCCATCCTCGAGGCCCCGCACCCCCTGCTGCTCGCGGGCATCTTCGCCATGATCGCGTTCTGGCTGCGCGGCCTGGTCGCCGGTGTGCTGACCTTGGTCGGATTCGCGTTCGTCGACTCCCTGGAGCTGTGGGACCACGCGATGATGACGTTGTCACTGGTCCTCGTTGCGACGATCATCGCCCTGGTCATCTCGGTGCCGGTCGGTGTCTGGGCGGCCCGTTCGGACCGGGTCAGCGCTCTGGTACGGCCGGTCCTGGACTTCATGCAGACGCTCCCCGCGATGATCTACCTCATCCCGGCCATTCTCTTCTTCGGCTCGGGAGCTCCCGCCGGCATCGTCGCGACCCTAATCTTCGCCCTGGCTCCCGGGGTCCGCATGACGGAGTTGGGCATCCGCCAGGTCGACACGGAACTGGTCGAGGCCGCCGACGCGTTCGGCACCACGCCGCGCGACACCCTGCTGCGCATCCAGCTTCCGCTCGCGCTCCCCACGATCATGGCCGGCGTCAACCAGGTCATCATGCTGGGCCTGTCCATGGCGGCCATCGCGGGCATGGTCGGTGCCGACGGACTGGGCGCCGACGTGAACGAGGCTCTCGGCCAGCTCAATGTCGGCCTCGGCTCCGAGGCCGGCGTCTCCATCGTGATCCTGGCGATCTACCTGGACCGCATGACCAGCGCCCTGGGCACCCAAGCGTCCCCGACGGGCCGCCGTGCTCTCGCCAAGCTGCGTGCCGCCCACGGTGTGACACTCTGGAACTTCCGCCCGCGTCCGGCGGTCGCGGTCATCGGAGTCGTCGTTCTCGCACTGGTCGCAGGCGGAATGGGTATCTTCGGCGGCTCGAACAGCGAGACCACCGTCTCGGATGCGAGGAACGTCGGCCGGGGCAGTAAGATCACCATCGGCTACATCCCCTGGGACGAGGGCGTCGCCTCCACCTTCCTGTGGAGGGAGATCCTCGAGCAGCGCGGCTTCGACGTCGAGACCAAGCAACTCGAAGCGGGCCCGCTCTACACCTCGCTCGCCTCGGGCCAGCTCGACTTCCAGACGGACGCATGGCTGCCGACCACACACGCCGAGTACTGGAAGAAGTACGGCAGCAAGCTCGACGACCTCGGTTCCTGGTACGGCCGGACGTCCCTGGAGCTGACCGTGCCGTCGTACATGAAGGACGTCAACTCCCTCGCGGACCTCAAGGGCAAGGCTTCCGAGTTCGGCGGCAAGATCACCGGCATCGAGCCCAGCGCCGGCATGATGAGCCTGCTGAAGAGCAAGGTTCTCAAGGAGTACGGCATCGACGGGCAGTACAAGGTCGTCGACAGCTCCACGCCCGCCATGCTGGCCCAGCTGAAGCGCGCGTACTCCAAGAAGCAGCCGATCGTCGTGACGCTCTGGTCGCCACACTGGGCCTATAGCGACTACGACCTGAAGAAGCTGAAGGACCCCAGGGGCGCCTGGGGCACGGGCGACGGCGTGCATACGCTCGCCCGCAAGGGCTTCGCAGCGGAGAACCCCATCGTCGCCAAGTGGCTGAAGAACTTCAAGCTGACCGAGAAGCAGCTCACCAGCCTCGAGGCCGAGATCAACAAGGTGGGCAAGGGCAAGCAGCAGGACGCCGTGCGCCTCTGGCTGAAGGACAACCCGGGGCTCGTCAACAAGCTGGCCCCGGTCCACACCACCACTGCCCCGGCCGAGGCCAAGCGCCCCGTGAACGTGGCCTGGTTCCCCTGGGACGAGGACATCGCCGTCAGCTACCTCTGGAAGAACGTCCTGGAGCGGCGCGGCTACAAGCTCAACCTCAAGCAGATGGACGTCGGCCCGGTCTACACCGGCCTCGCCTCCGGTGACCTCGACGTCAACTTCGACGCGTGGCTGCCGTACGCGCAGAAGAACTACTGGGACAAGAGCAAGGACAGACTCAAGGACCTGGGCACCTGGTATCAGCCCACCTCGCTGGAGGTCGCCGTGCCCTCCTACGTGAAGGGCGTCAAGTCCCTGGAGGACCTGAAGGGCAAGGCGAGCACCTTCGACGGGAAGATCATCGGCATCGAGCCGGGCACCGGTGAGATGAACCTCCTCAAGACGAAGGTCCTGCCCGGCTACGGCCTGGACAAGGAGTACAAGGTCGTCGACGGCTCCACGCCGGCGATGCTGGCCGAGCTCAAGCGGGCGTACGCCAAGAAGGAGCCCGTCGCCGTCGTCCTGTGGTCGCCGCACTGGGCATACAGCCAGTACGGCCTCACCAAGCTGAAGGACGACAAGAAGCTCTTCGGCGAAGGAAACACGATCCGCACCATCACCAACGAGAAGTTCCCGGAGCAGTACCCGCAGCTCACCAAGTGGATCAAGGGCTTCCATATGAGTGAGGGCGAGCTCGGCAGTCTGGAGGCCGAGATCAACAAGCGGGGTCAGGGCCACGAGGAGGAGGCCGTCGGCGCCTGGCTGAAGGAGCACCCGGACATGGCGGCCCGGATGACACCTCAGTAG